One Phycisphaera mikurensis NBRC 102666 DNA window includes the following coding sequences:
- a CDS encoding glycosyltransferase, with the protein MSPGEAAMPRGSAERASRCVYYPRFRGAEALTSHFHRAGWYLPHRPGVCDRVTLGVRGGAVPGAAPWGMVDARDAGTSGHLEVTANRTLWLRRLLAARVVLVWDRRHLAAARSLCAGRRVAVVNVDTHDPAASEWGAYAGLHWRALLGRERREALIVASRRRFEAFAAGLRDAPFEAAVVYGTGPSLRAARRFDAGNAFRVVCNSTVQDDALLDHVRPHVITAGDALSHFGVSRYAERFRADLVRALRERDLLFFGTATFASLLLAHHPEIEDKVVLVEQRRAEPNHDLFQRFEAPALDSTMNIHMLPLAATFAGDVFVLGADGQAPAGENEDFWAHAGGAQYHGLVDTGHACHPTFAKDRSERTYARHLASVEATLSAGERHHAKRYACLHPSHIPAMAERALDDGWLAARGLSASAERPVPIASLRRFLDGDPRWPDRGGAGPTPGRARTAPEADRAALAALRGLHRGRAGRLVGGTAGPGPGRPRTGSEEVVVAVDAADVPEAAGSAAARPGFHATSGDLPAAELDAALAGRIGVTHAPAGSAGGLARVRVVAWDDLGPVTADPAAGPLCFSDDLTRGGFSGSPLMAGLQLAAHLGLDPIRLDGWDRAAVPARELAHARAWARARGVRLEGLPAAADRGLPAAPGPAVRGPRRRVAVVMRNPARGYSGGRYHAWFLAAGLVRAGHRVRVLTDRLPAFLHEIPPAELAAMDVVVSERLEVPRGWAPDLVVLVPGGRLDRPLETAGVRLARDADARLALLNFESADWFNALAPARRDASRWGGWRYVASHADLVLSSAREGTRFARRFYREAPAHTLFREVGPPIHDAAAQAVLDAAPAAAAEPGRPRIVCITRFAVGDPHKGGAEVAGLFGPELAGAELCLIVGRDGVPDAVRAGLDAAAEAAGMAWSLHEQVDDAEKFRLLHHGGRPSVLVFPSRFEGFGYPPVEALFLGVPAVAYRLPVLEEVTGGLVVSVEPGDVAGLRRAAAEALAAGRLGPATPDPGRLAAWEDLRDRASLGGFARRIDGVVAEVMTRPAPPAARGARLCDWPEPRRDRAGPARPRRPRLDPNPSLYIRARRVGGAIKRRLGMPTSLSREAGPSG; encoded by the coding sequence ATGAGCCCCGGAGAGGCCGCGATGCCCCGCGGATCGGCCGAGCGGGCCTCCCGCTGCGTCTACTACCCCCGCTTCCGCGGGGCCGAAGCGCTCACCAGCCACTTCCACCGCGCGGGCTGGTACCTGCCGCACCGGCCGGGCGTCTGCGACCGGGTCACGCTGGGCGTGCGGGGCGGCGCGGTGCCCGGCGCGGCGCCTTGGGGCATGGTCGATGCCCGCGACGCCGGGACCAGCGGCCACCTGGAGGTGACGGCCAACCGAACCCTATGGCTCCGCCGGTTGCTCGCCGCGCGGGTCGTGCTGGTCTGGGACCGGCGGCACCTGGCCGCGGCGCGGTCCCTGTGCGCGGGCCGGCGCGTCGCGGTCGTGAACGTCGACACGCACGACCCGGCGGCGTCGGAGTGGGGCGCGTACGCGGGGCTGCACTGGCGGGCGCTGCTCGGCCGCGAGCGGCGGGAGGCGCTGATCGTGGCGTCGCGCCGCCGCTTCGAAGCCTTCGCGGCGGGCCTCAGGGATGCGCCTTTCGAAGCGGCCGTGGTCTACGGCACCGGGCCCTCCCTCCGAGCTGCCCGGCGCTTCGACGCCGGCAACGCCTTCCGCGTGGTCTGCAACTCCACCGTGCAGGACGACGCCCTGCTCGACCACGTCCGCCCGCACGTGATCACCGCCGGCGACGCGCTCAGCCACTTCGGCGTCTCCCGCTACGCCGAGCGCTTCCGGGCCGACCTCGTGCGGGCGCTGCGGGAGCGTGACCTGCTGTTCTTCGGCACGGCGACGTTCGCCTCGTTGCTGCTCGCCCACCACCCCGAGATCGAGGACAAGGTGGTGCTCGTCGAGCAGCGGCGGGCCGAGCCCAACCACGACCTCTTCCAACGCTTCGAGGCCCCGGCCCTCGACAGCACGATGAACATCCACATGCTGCCGCTGGCCGCGACCTTCGCGGGCGACGTCTTCGTCCTCGGCGCCGACGGACAGGCGCCCGCCGGCGAGAACGAGGACTTCTGGGCGCACGCCGGCGGGGCGCAGTACCACGGCCTGGTCGACACCGGCCACGCCTGCCACCCAACCTTCGCGAAAGACCGCAGCGAGCGGACCTACGCCCGGCACCTCGCCTCGGTGGAGGCGACGCTGTCCGCGGGCGAGCGGCACCACGCGAAGCGCTACGCGTGCCTGCACCCCTCGCACATCCCCGCGATGGCCGAGCGGGCGCTCGACGACGGCTGGCTCGCCGCTCGCGGCCTGTCCGCCTCGGCGGAGCGGCCGGTGCCGATCGCTTCGCTGCGCCGCTTCCTCGACGGCGACCCGCGGTGGCCGGACCGCGGCGGGGCGGGGCCGACCCCCGGCCGCGCCCGGACCGCCCCCGAAGCCGACCGGGCGGCGCTGGCCGCGCTCCGCGGCCTGCACCGCGGCCGCGCCGGCCGGCTCGTCGGCGGCACCGCCGGCCCGGGGCCCGGCCGTCCGCGGACCGGGTCCGAAGAGGTCGTCGTCGCGGTCGACGCGGCCGACGTGCCCGAGGCGGCGGGGAGCGCGGCGGCCCGGCCCGGCTTCCACGCCACCTCGGGCGACCTGCCGGCGGCGGAGCTCGACGCGGCGCTCGCCGGTCGCATCGGGGTGACCCACGCTCCGGCCGGCTCGGCCGGCGGCCTCGCCCGGGTCCGCGTCGTCGCCTGGGACGACCTCGGGCCGGTGACCGCCGACCCCGCGGCGGGCCCGCTTTGCTTCAGCGACGACCTCACGCGCGGCGGCTTCAGCGGGTCGCCGCTGATGGCGGGCCTGCAGCTCGCGGCGCACCTCGGGCTGGACCCGATCCGCCTCGACGGCTGGGACCGAGCCGCCGTGCCGGCCCGCGAGCTCGCGCACGCCCGAGCCTGGGCACGGGCCCGCGGCGTGCGGCTGGAGGGCTTGCCCGCCGCCGCGGACCGCGGGCTCCCCGCGGCTCCGGGGCCGGCGGTCCGCGGCCCCCGCCGCCGGGTGGCGGTGGTGATGCGCAACCCGGCCCGCGGGTACAGCGGCGGCCGGTACCACGCGTGGTTCCTCGCCGCGGGCCTGGTGCGGGCGGGGCACCGGGTGCGCGTGCTGACCGACCGGCTCCCGGCCTTCCTGCACGAGATCCCGCCCGCGGAGCTCGCGGCGATGGACGTGGTGGTGTCCGAGCGGCTGGAGGTCCCGCGGGGCTGGGCGCCGGACCTGGTCGTGCTCGTGCCCGGCGGCCGCCTCGACCGCCCGCTGGAGACCGCCGGCGTCCGGCTGGCCCGGGACGCGGACGCACGCCTGGCGCTCCTGAACTTCGAGAGCGCCGACTGGTTCAACGCGCTGGCGCCCGCCCGCCGCGACGCGTCGCGCTGGGGCGGCTGGCGTTACGTCGCCTCCCACGCGGACCTCGTGCTCTCCTCCGCCCGCGAGGGCACCCGCTTCGCCCGCCGCTTCTACCGCGAGGCTCCGGCCCACACGCTCTTCCGCGAGGTCGGCCCGCCGATCCACGACGCGGCGGCGCAGGCGGTGCTCGACGCCGCACCCGCCGCCGCGGCCGAACCGGGGCGCCCGCGGATCGTGTGCATCACACGCTTCGCGGTGGGCGATCCGCACAAGGGCGGGGCGGAGGTGGCCGGGCTGTTCGGGCCCGAGCTGGCCGGCGCCGAGCTGTGCCTGATCGTCGGCCGCGACGGCGTGCCCGACGCGGTCCGCGCCGGGCTCGACGCCGCCGCCGAGGCGGCGGGCATGGCGTGGTCGCTGCACGAGCAGGTGGACGACGCCGAGAAGTTCCGCCTGCTCCACCACGGCGGCCGGCCCAGCGTGCTCGTGTTCCCCAGCCGCTTCGAGGGCTTCGGCTACCCACCGGTGGAGGCGCTGTTCCTGGGCGTGCCCGCCGTCGCCTACCGGCTGCCGGTGCTCGAGGAGGTGACCGGGGGGCTGGTCGTCTCCGTCGAGCCCGGCGACGTCGCCGGGCTGCGGCGGGCCGCCGCGGAGGCGCTCGCCGCCGGCCGCCTCGGGCCCGCGACGCCCGACCCCGGCCGCCTCGCCGCCTGGGAGGACCTCCGCGACCGGGCGAGCCTCGGGGGCTTCGCCCGCCGCATCGACGGCGTCGTCGCGGAGGTCATGACGCGGCCCGCCCCCCCGGCCGCCCGCGGCGCCCGCCTCTGCGATTGGCCCGAGCCACGCCGCGACCGGGCCGGGCCGGCCCGCCCGCGGAGGCCGAGGCTCGACCCGAACCCGAGCCTCTACATCCGCGCCCGGCGCGTCGGCGGCGCCATCAAGCGCCGGCTGGGGATGCCGACGTCGCTCTCGCGCGAGGCCGGCCCAAGCGGCTGA
- a CDS encoding Gfo/Idh/MocA family protein: MSGSVADEAAPATLRFGCIGFGRVGRKRAGVLRGLGHRVAAVFDPAGVDDPPAGAAVAASRDALLATPGLDAVVVAAFPVAAADAVSAALDAGLHVFCEKPPGRTLADAEAMAAASSRHPDRVLQFGFNHRHHPALRAARRLVDDGAANGLGRVISARGVYGKAGGRDFEAQWRSDPALAGGGILTDQGIHLVDLLLWFCGPFHSVKAHVVNAYWGIEQEDNAAAILVGDGPDGRSPCFATLHSSATQWQHRFELELGMTGGSVRVDGILSSTGSYGGGTETLTVARTEDALRPASLGRPRAEVVSFDRDDSWEREMRSFCAAVRAGCPAAAGTSRDAVAAMVLLEWIYREGGRGR; encoded by the coding sequence GTGAGCGGGTCCGTCGCCGACGAGGCGGCGCCCGCCACGCTGCGCTTCGGCTGCATCGGCTTTGGCAGGGTCGGGCGGAAGCGGGCGGGCGTGCTCCGCGGGCTCGGCCACCGGGTCGCGGCGGTGTTCGACCCCGCGGGCGTGGACGACCCGCCGGCCGGCGCCGCGGTGGCCGCCTCGCGGGACGCGTTGCTGGCCACGCCGGGCCTGGACGCGGTCGTGGTCGCCGCCTTCCCGGTCGCCGCCGCCGACGCGGTGTCCGCCGCGCTGGACGCGGGCCTGCACGTCTTCTGCGAGAAGCCCCCGGGCCGAACGCTCGCCGACGCCGAGGCGATGGCCGCCGCGAGCTCGCGTCACCCCGACCGCGTGCTGCAGTTCGGCTTCAACCACCGGCACCACCCGGCGCTGCGGGCGGCCCGGCGGCTCGTCGACGACGGGGCCGCCAACGGCCTGGGGCGCGTGATTTCCGCCCGCGGCGTCTACGGCAAGGCGGGCGGGCGCGACTTCGAGGCCCAGTGGCGGAGCGACCCCGCCCTCGCCGGCGGCGGCATCCTCACCGACCAGGGCATCCACCTCGTCGACCTGCTGCTGTGGTTCTGCGGCCCCTTCCACAGCGTGAAGGCGCACGTGGTCAACGCCTACTGGGGCATCGAGCAGGAGGACAACGCCGCGGCGATCCTCGTCGGCGACGGCCCCGACGGACGCTCCCCCTGCTTCGCCACGCTGCACTCCTCGGCGACGCAGTGGCAGCACCGCTTCGAGCTGGAGCTGGGGATGACCGGCGGCAGCGTCCGCGTCGACGGGATCCTCTCCTCCACCGGCAGCTACGGCGGCGGCACCGAGACCCTGACGGTCGCCCGCACCGAGGACGCGCTGCGGCCCGCTTCGCTGGGGCGGCCGCGGGCCGAGGTCGTCTCCTTCGACCGCGACGACTCGTGGGAGCGCGAGATGAGGAGCTTCTGCGCGGCGGTGCGGGCCGGTTGCCCGGCGGCGGCGGGGACGTCCCGGGACGCGGTCGCCGCCATGGTGCTTCTCGAGTGGATCTACCGGGAGGGCGGCCGTGGCCGCTGA
- the rfbC gene encoding dTDP-4-dehydrorhamnose 3,5-epimerase, with the protein MHVTPLSPPGLLRLVPPRFGDGRGWFCTVYAAETLAGLGIGEAFVQDSVSFSERAGTVRGLHFQRPPHGQGKLVRVVRGRIRDVSVDLRVGSPAYGEHAAVELAAEGGEQVWVPPGFAHGFVTLEDATEVHYKSTAAWAPASEGGLAFDCPALGIDWGVTRAEAVLSERDRELPGFAGFESPFRPGAEAARDR; encoded by the coding sequence ATGCACGTCACCCCGCTCTCGCCGCCGGGCCTCCTGCGGCTCGTGCCGCCCCGCTTCGGTGACGGGCGGGGCTGGTTCTGCACCGTCTACGCCGCGGAGACGCTCGCCGGCCTGGGCATCGGCGAGGCCTTCGTGCAGGACAGCGTGAGCTTCTCCGAGCGGGCCGGCACGGTGCGCGGGCTGCATTTCCAGCGTCCGCCGCACGGGCAGGGCAAGCTGGTCCGCGTGGTCCGCGGTCGGATCCGCGACGTTTCGGTCGACCTGCGGGTCGGCTCGCCCGCCTACGGCGAGCACGCGGCGGTGGAGCTCGCGGCGGAGGGCGGCGAGCAGGTGTGGGTGCCCCCGGGGTTCGCGCACGGCTTCGTGACGCTCGAAGACGCCACGGAGGTTCACTACAAGAGCACCGCGGCCTGGGCGCCCGCCTCCGAGGGCGGCCTCGCCTTCGACTGCCCGGCGCTGGGGATCGACTGGGGCGTCACCCGGGCGGAGGCGGTGCTCTCCGAGCGGGACCGCGAGCTGCCGGGCTTCGCCGGCTTCGAGAGCCCCTTCCGCCCCGGAGCCGAGGCCGCGCGTGACCGCTGA
- the rfbB gene encoding dTDP-glucose 4,6-dehydratase: protein MNLLVTGGSGFIGTTLVRLLLRETGHRVVNLDKLTYSGDTGSLAGVGGEHPGRYRLVRGCVTDAAAVFPLVAEADAVLHLAAESHVDRSIATGGARVFVETNVMGTQTLLDALRSTPGGLAKRLVHVSTDEVYGDLPLGEPGVRFTEETPYAPSSPYSASKAASDLLVRAAVRTHGQNACVTHCSNNFGPWQFPEKVIPLFIARLMDGRRVPLYGDGRNVRDWLHVEDHARALLAVLERGRAGETYDVGGDNERSNAELTAMLLDAFGLGEDRIERVADRPGHDRRYAIDAAKIRRELGWAPRRSAWPEALLETVAWYRENEAWWRPLLEKAGRAQTKRRN, encoded by the coding sequence ATGAATCTCCTCGTCACCGGCGGCTCCGGCTTCATCGGCACCACGCTCGTGCGGCTGCTCCTGCGAGAGACCGGCCACCGCGTCGTCAACCTCGACAAGCTGACGTACTCCGGCGACACCGGCTCGCTCGCCGGCGTCGGGGGCGAGCACCCCGGGCGGTACCGCCTCGTCCGCGGCTGCGTCACCGACGCCGCCGCGGTTTTCCCGCTCGTCGCCGAGGCCGACGCCGTGCTCCACCTCGCGGCGGAGAGCCACGTCGACCGCTCGATCGCCACCGGGGGCGCCCGCGTCTTCGTCGAGACGAACGTGATGGGGACGCAGACCCTCCTCGATGCGCTGCGGTCCACGCCGGGCGGGCTCGCCAAGCGGCTCGTGCACGTGAGCACCGACGAGGTGTACGGGGACCTCCCGCTCGGCGAGCCCGGCGTTCGCTTCACCGAGGAGACGCCCTACGCCCCGAGCAGCCCCTACTCGGCGAGCAAGGCGGCGAGCGATCTGCTGGTGCGGGCGGCGGTGCGGACGCACGGCCAGAACGCGTGCGTGACCCACTGCTCGAACAACTTTGGGCCCTGGCAGTTCCCCGAGAAGGTGATCCCGCTGTTCATCGCCCGGTTGATGGACGGGCGACGCGTCCCGCTCTACGGCGACGGCCGCAACGTGCGCGACTGGCTGCACGTGGAGGACCACGCCCGGGCGCTGCTGGCGGTGCTGGAGCGCGGCCGGGCCGGCGAGACCTACGACGTCGGCGGCGACAACGAGCGCAGCAACGCCGAGCTGACCGCGATGCTGCTCGACGCTTTCGGCCTCGGCGAAGACCGCATCGAACGCGTCGCGGACCGGCCCGGCCACGACCGCCGCTACGCCATCGACGCCGCGAAGATCCGGCGGGAGCTCGGCTGGGCGCCGAGACGCTCCGCCTGGCCGGAGGCGCTGTTGGAGACGGTGGCCTGGTACCGGGAGAACGAGGCCTGGTGGCGGCCGCTGCTGGAGAAGGCAGGCAGAGCGCAAACGAAGCGCAGGAACTGA
- a CDS encoding ABC transporter ATP-binding protein produces MQAAPPDAGPPADRGPLEPPAVAVRGLVKRHARSGRLPTRRLLRELGLAALGRAAPADADAGEFAAVDGISFRVERGEAVALIGRNGCGKTTTLKAIAGLVRPDAGEVEVRGRVQALVALGAGFNDELSGAENVVNNAAVMGLSAAEAARVLRKATGFAEIGRFIEAPVGTYSSGMRARLGFAVAVNLSPDVLLLDEILGVGDLAFQQKCFTRLQRLRRAGVTILLVSHSLDQVSKLCDRAVWLDGGKLVQEGPVSEVVRAYRAAHKPRKAPPEVLEPAPAKRPEKPKPPAKERKPLHGPVVAADAVRNVWLDAPAGVGAGEPIRLGFGAVLERRFEAFNFSLELHTRFGVVAAELSTAATPGLAGAAGGEVAFELEMPAPEFVPGPLVVMGVIHEGGTCRFRDRLGVVEVRGEPPPRGVVRPRATIRRGDAAGTQNAERTP; encoded by the coding sequence ATGCAAGCCGCACCCCCCGATGCCGGGCCGCCCGCGGACCGCGGGCCTCTGGAGCCGCCGGCGGTCGCGGTCCGCGGGCTGGTGAAGCGGCACGCCCGCTCGGGCCGGCTGCCCACGCGGCGGCTGCTCCGCGAGCTCGGCCTGGCGGCGCTGGGTCGGGCGGCGCCCGCCGACGCGGACGCGGGCGAGTTCGCGGCCGTCGACGGAATCTCCTTCCGGGTGGAGCGGGGCGAGGCGGTCGCCCTCATCGGCCGCAACGGCTGCGGGAAGACGACGACGCTCAAGGCGATCGCCGGGCTGGTCCGGCCCGACGCGGGGGAGGTCGAGGTCCGCGGCCGCGTGCAGGCGCTCGTCGCGCTGGGGGCGGGCTTCAACGACGAGCTGTCGGGCGCGGAGAACGTCGTCAACAACGCGGCGGTGATGGGGCTCTCCGCCGCGGAGGCGGCGCGGGTGCTCAGAAAGGCGACCGGCTTCGCCGAGATCGGCCGCTTCATCGAAGCACCGGTGGGCACGTACAGCTCGGGCATGCGGGCCCGGCTGGGCTTCGCGGTCGCGGTCAACCTCTCCCCCGACGTGCTGCTGCTCGACGAGATCCTCGGCGTGGGCGATCTGGCGTTCCAGCAGAAGTGCTTCACCCGGCTGCAGCGGCTCCGGCGGGCGGGGGTGACGATCCTGCTGGTGAGCCACTCCCTGGATCAGGTGAGCAAGCTGTGCGACCGGGCGGTCTGGCTCGACGGGGGCAAGCTGGTGCAGGAAGGGCCCGTGAGCGAGGTCGTCCGGGCGTACCGGGCGGCCCACAAGCCCAGGAAGGCGCCGCCGGAGGTGCTTGAACCCGCGCCGGCCAAGCGGCCGGAGAAGCCCAAGCCGCCCGCGAAGGAGCGCAAACCGCTGCACGGGCCGGTCGTCGCCGCGGACGCCGTGCGGAACGTCTGGCTCGACGCCCCGGCCGGCGTCGGCGCCGGGGAGCCGATCCGGCTCGGGTTCGGCGCGGTGCTGGAGCGTCGGTTCGAGGCCTTCAACTTCTCCCTGGAGCTGCACACGCGGTTCGGCGTGGTGGCCGCCGAGCTCTCGACCGCCGCCACGCCGGGCCTCGCGGGCGCGGCCGGGGGCGAGGTCGCCTTCGAGCTGGAGATGCCGGCCCCGGAGTTCGTGCCGGGCCCGCTCGTGGTGATGGGGGTCATCCACGAGGGCGGGACCTGCCGGTTCCGGGACCGGCTCGGCGTGGTGGAGGTCCGGGGCGAGCCGCCGCCGCGAGGGGTGGTCCGGCCGCGTGCGACGATCCGCCGGGGCGACGCCGCCGGAACCCAGAACGCGGAGCGGACACCATGA
- a CDS encoding ABC transporter permease, whose product MAADPAAHVPPPSPLRVHRAGGRRGWGGLWADAQAIAREGRDGRFLAWRLFRRDLKAEFLRSKLGWWWNLADPLILAAVFVFLRGERVLSGLPLPIPYPVWVVLGMLSLQAFLNAWTQPLRLLGRSRPLQQQVPVTPATLLLSQALRIGFDAAFYLPVMGLTLWWTGTLNLPGVLAAAWLYALLVALGCGLGVLMAPLNAAAEDVGKAVRSLNRPLLFLCPTFWYLTPGEGTLGRLNALNPIGRLMDAMRIAAVGRLDAPGVAAAAAGGTVAIAALLAAAALCFHRTVPVIVSRT is encoded by the coding sequence GTGGCCGCTGACCCCGCCGCCCACGTGCCTCCGCCTTCACCGCTCCGCGTGCACCGCGCCGGCGGCCGGCGGGGGTGGGGCGGGTTGTGGGCCGACGCGCAGGCGATCGCGCGCGAGGGCCGCGACGGGCGCTTCCTCGCCTGGCGGCTCTTCCGCCGAGACCTCAAAGCGGAGTTCCTGCGGTCGAAGCTGGGGTGGTGGTGGAACCTCGCCGACCCGCTGATCCTCGCCGCGGTGTTCGTCTTCCTGCGCGGCGAGCGGGTGCTCAGCGGGCTGCCGCTGCCGATCCCCTACCCGGTCTGGGTCGTGCTGGGGATGCTCTCGCTGCAGGCGTTCCTCAACGCCTGGACGCAGCCGCTGCGGCTCCTGGGCCGCAGCCGCCCCCTGCAGCAGCAGGTGCCGGTGACGCCGGCCACGCTGCTGCTCTCCCAGGCGCTGCGGATCGGCTTCGACGCGGCCTTCTACCTGCCGGTGATGGGCCTGACGCTCTGGTGGACCGGCACGCTGAATCTTCCCGGCGTGCTCGCGGCGGCGTGGCTGTATGCGCTGCTGGTCGCGTTGGGCTGCGGGCTCGGCGTCCTGATGGCCCCGCTGAACGCGGCGGCGGAGGACGTGGGCAAGGCGGTCCGGTCACTCAACCGGCCGCTGCTGTTCCTGTGCCCCACGTTCTGGTACCTGACCCCGGGCGAGGGCACACTGGGCCGGCTCAACGCCCTCAACCCGATCGGGCGGCTGATGGACGCGATGCGCATCGCGGCGGTGGGGCGGCTCGATGCGCCCGGCGTGGCGGCCGCGGCGGCGGGGGGCACGGTGGCGATCGCGGCCCTGCTCGCCGCGGCGGCGCTGTGCTTCCACCGCACGGTCCCGGTGATCGTCTCGCGGACCTGA
- the rfbD gene encoding dTDP-4-dehydrorhamnose reductase, producing MTAEPDDFAEATGRVGVAGVTGLLGAELAAEVRRRGGVPVPLARPAWDFARPDGFPALPAGLRAVVNAAAYTRVDEAEAEEELATTVNGRAVGALARRCGDAGVRLVHVSTDYVFDGRRDTPYPVDHPLNPRSAYGRSKAAGEAALAASGAASLCVRTGWLHGPGGRCFVRTIRDALPRRPKLHVVADQRGRPTGAASLARLLLDLLGAGARGTFHGTDGGEATWFGVARAVAGRYGRGADVLPAETREFARPARRPAYSVLDLAATEALLGPRPPWTVALADTLDRLDAAGPPPAAR from the coding sequence GTGACCGCTGAGCCCGACGACTTTGCCGAAGCCACCGGCCGCGTCGGGGTCGCGGGTGTCACCGGGCTGCTCGGGGCGGAGCTCGCCGCCGAGGTCCGGCGCCGCGGCGGCGTGCCCGTCCCGCTGGCGCGTCCCGCCTGGGACTTCGCCCGGCCGGACGGCTTCCCCGCGCTGCCCGCGGGCCTGCGGGCGGTGGTCAACGCCGCCGCGTACACCCGCGTGGACGAGGCGGAGGCGGAGGAGGAGCTCGCGACCACCGTCAACGGCCGGGCGGTCGGGGCGCTGGCGCGTCGCTGCGGCGACGCCGGCGTCCGGCTGGTCCACGTCAGCACCGATTACGTGTTCGACGGCCGCCGCGACACGCCCTACCCGGTGGACCACCCGCTGAACCCGCGCTCCGCCTACGGACGCAGCAAGGCGGCGGGCGAGGCGGCGCTCGCGGCGTCGGGCGCGGCGTCGCTGTGCGTCCGCACGGGCTGGCTGCACGGCCCCGGCGGCCGGTGCTTCGTCCGGACGATCCGCGACGCGCTGCCCCGCCGCCCCAAGCTCCACGTGGTCGCCGACCAGCGCGGCCGGCCGACGGGCGCGGCCTCGCTCGCGCGGCTCCTGCTCGACCTGCTCGGCGCAGGCGCCCGCGGCACCTTCCACGGCACCGACGGCGGCGAGGCAACGTGGTTCGGCGTCGCCCGGGCCGTGGCCGGGCGCTACGGCCGCGGGGCCGACGTGCTGCCGGCGGAGACGCGCGAGTTTGCGCGGCCGGCCCGGCGCCCGGCGTACTCCGTGCTCGACCTCGCCGCGACCGAGGCGCTGCTCGGGCCCCGCCCGCCATGGACGGTGGCCCTCGCCGACACGCTCGACCGCCTCGACGCGGCCGGGCCGCCGCCCGCAGCCCGATAG
- a CDS encoding 3-deoxy-7-phosphoheptulonate synthase: protein MTAASPTQNLNVTGFDPLISPGGLNEALPISAAAAATVTRGRDDIQRILRGDDPRLLAVVGPCSIHDVDAAGEYAQRLAALAEEVSDRLLVVMRVYFEKPRTTVGWKGLINDPFLYSDRVFDMNTGIRRARELLMRIAELGLPAGTEFLDPFTPQYLDDLVSWAAIGARTTESQTHRQMASGLSMPVGFKNATTGDLQVALDAMKSAMAPHHFVGIDEEGHAAVVHTRGNAYGHAILRGGHSATNYAPEDIAAAAGRLVAAGLNPQLMVDCSHANSGKKHTAQAKVWDSVLAQRAAGQRALVGVMLESNLEPGNQGVPTGPNGRPDASKLLRGVSITDACIGFEETQRLLRAAQA, encoded by the coding sequence ATGACCGCCGCCTCCCCCACCCAGAACCTCAACGTCACCGGATTCGACCCGCTGATCTCCCCTGGCGGCCTCAACGAGGCGTTGCCGATCAGCGCGGCGGCGGCGGCGACGGTCACCCGCGGGCGGGACGACATCCAGCGGATCCTCCGCGGCGACGACCCGCGCCTGCTGGCGGTCGTGGGGCCCTGCTCGATCCACGACGTCGACGCCGCGGGCGAGTATGCCCAGCGGCTCGCCGCGCTCGCCGAGGAGGTGAGCGATCGGCTGCTGGTGGTGATGCGGGTGTACTTCGAGAAGCCGCGGACCACGGTCGGCTGGAAGGGGCTCATCAACGACCCCTTCCTCTACAGCGACCGCGTGTTCGACATGAACACGGGCATCCGGCGGGCCCGGGAGCTGCTGATGAGGATCGCCGAGCTGGGCCTGCCCGCGGGCACGGAGTTCCTCGATCCCTTCACGCCGCAGTACCTCGACGACCTCGTGAGCTGGGCGGCGATCGGGGCCCGCACCACCGAGAGCCAGACGCACCGGCAGATGGCCAGCGGGCTGTCGATGCCGGTGGGCTTCAAGAACGCCACGACCGGCGACCTGCAGGTGGCACTGGACGCCATGAAGAGCGCGATGGCGCCGCACCACTTCGTCGGCATCGACGAGGAGGGCCACGCCGCCGTCGTCCACACCCGCGGCAACGCCTACGGCCACGCCATCCTCCGCGGCGGCCACTCGGCGACGAACTACGCCCCCGAGGACATCGCCGCCGCGGCCGGGCGGCTGGTGGCGGCCGGGCTGAACCCGCAGCTGATGGTCGACTGCAGCCACGCCAATTCCGGCAAGAAGCACACCGCGCAGGCGAAGGTCTGGGACAGCGTGCTCGCGCAGCGGGCCGCGGGGCAGAGGGCCCTGGTGGGCGTGATGCTCGAGAGCAACCTGGAGCCCGGCAACCAGGGCGTGCCGACCGGGCCCAACGGGCGGCCCGACGCGTCCAAGCTCCTCCGCGGCGTCAGCATCACCGACGCTTGCATCGGCTTCGAGGAGACCCAGCGCCTGCTCCGGGCGGCGCAGGCGTGA